Within Sphingobium sp. SCG-1, the genomic segment CGTGCGGGTGGTGCCGATCAGGTTGCTGATCGCGCCATCGGAAATCTCGGGATGATTGCGGATGATCCATGCGATGCCATCAGGCTTGTCCTGACGCTTGGACACCGGCGTATAGCGCGGTCCCTTGGTACGGCGGACAGGCTCGGGGCCCTTCTGGATTTTCAGGCGGTAGTCAGGGTTCGCCTCGCCCTTGTGAATTTCGTCCATCGTCAATTCATGCGCGCGCACAGGATCACGGCCGGTGTATTTGGTCGCGGCAGTGTCGTCGGCAATCGCCTGGATTTCAAGGATGTGCAGACCGCAAAATTCGGCGATCTGGTCAAAACTAAGCGCGGTATTATCGACCAGCCAACTGGCGGTCGCATGGGGCATGAGCGGCTGGGACACGAAAGCTCTCCGGAACTGCAAACAATAAGGGCCGCCCCTTACGGGACGGCCTGTAGAACTCCGGATGTAATCCAAACCTCTGCCAACGGCAAGGAAAAGCGCTTACGCCTGTTTCAGCGCGTTTTCAGGCAGCGTCCAACAGGGCGTCCGGCTTCACCGGGTGGAGCCCCGCGACGAACTGCTGCGCACTGACTTCCCATGTGAAGCTGCGGCCATAGCTGGCGCACGCGTCACGGTTTTTCGTGAGCGCGATGGCGATGGAATCCTCCAATGTCTCGGACAGACCGCCGGTCTCGGGCGTCACAATGTCGATCGGTCCAACTACCGGATAAGCCGCGACCGGCGTGCCGCAGGCGAGCGCCTCGATCATCACCAGCCCGAAGGTATCGGTTCGGCTGGGGAATACGAACACGTCAGCGGCGGTGTAGGCTCCCGCCAACGAAGGACCGGACAACGCGCCCAGGAAAAGCGCGTCGGGGAAACTCTGCTCCAGCGCCGCCCGCGCCGGGCCATCGCCTACCACGACTTTGGTGCCGCGATGCTTGTTCTTCAGGAAAGCCTCGACGTTCTTCTCGACCGCAATCCGGCCGACGTAAAGCTGGATCGGTCCCTTCAACCCGGCCAGTGCGGGGTGCGGAGGCACATCGACCGAAAAACCGGACTGATCTACGCCCCGACCCCAAGGCCTTACCTGCACGATGCCATGCGCGCGGAGTTGTTCGCGGACGGAGCGCGTGGATACCAGCACAGCCTGCGCCGGTCCATGAAACCAGCGGATATAGCGCCAGAACCACGCGGCAGGCAGGCCCGTGCGCTTGGCAACATAATCGGGAAAATGCGTGTGGTACGCCGTCGTGAAAGGCACGCGATTTCGCAGGCACCAGCGGCGCGCGGCGAGGCACAATGGCCCTTCGGTGGCCAGATGCACCGCGTCCGCGCGAAAGTCCGCGATGGTCCGCCCAATCGTGCGGCCACGCGCCATCGCGAGCCTGATCTCCGGATAGGTGGGGCAAGGAATGGAGCTGAACTGATCGGGCGAAATGACATGCACCTGATGTCCCAGCGCCAGCAATTCCGCGCCAACCGATTGCAGCGTTCGGACGACGCCATTGACCTGCGGCGCCCAGGCGTCGGTGACGATGACGATCCGCAGGGAGCCGCTCGCCTTCATGCCGCCAGCAACTCCTCAGCCTCGATGTCGGCCGCCGCTTTGGCGGCTTCGCGGGCAGCGATCTCGTCGGCCCAGTGCAACACTTCCATGCGCCCGTCCATATGCTCGACCAAAGCAGTGCAGCCCTCGACCCAATCGCCATCGTTGTAATATTCGACGCCCGCAATCTCCCGAATTTCGGCGTTATGAATGTGGCCGCACACCACGCCATCAACGCCCCGTGCGCCCGCTTCATGCGCCACGACTTCCTCGAACTTGGAGATGAACTCGACGGCGTTCTTGACCTTGTGCTTCGCCATTTTGGAGAGGGACCAATAAGGCAAGTCGAACCAGTTGCGCACTTTGTTGACTATGATGTTGAGGCTCATCAGGCCGTGATAGGCAGCGTCACCGACGAAGGCCAACCACCGATGCGCCAGCATGATCGTATCGAACTCGTCGCCATGCAGGACCAGCAGCTTGCGCCCGTCCGCTGTCTCATGAAGCGCCTTGCGCCGGATTTCTACGCCGCCGAAGTTCATGCCAGTGAACTGGCGGAACATTTCGTCGTGATTGCCGGGAATATAGACGACGCGCGTGCCGCGCTTCGCTCGCTTCATGATCCGCCAGACGATATCGTTGTGCGCGGCGGGCCAGTAGAACCGCTTCTTCAGCCGCCAGCCGTCGATGATGTCGCCCACCAGATACATCGTCTCGCTGTCGACATTATCGAGAAAATCCGTGAGCATCGCAGCGTTGCATCCGCGCGTACCAAGGTGAACGTCGGAGATCCACACGGTGCGATACTTACGTCGCACTTCGACCTCGGCTTCGGGCAAGTGAAAGTCGAAATTCTGTAAGTCTTCGACATCGGCCAGGAACGGCAGGCGCGTGATCGTATCCATGAAACCCCCAGGGATAGTGTCCTTGGGCTTTGGCTGATAGCCTCACTCTGTTACATTTTGAGGTGGAGTGTTACGGTGGTGTTACTTGGACACTCTGTAGTCTGCTGCCTCGTATTACGGTATATTCAATAGTCCGTTCGCCCTGAGCTTGTCGAAGGGTTCTGCTGCGCGATAGCGAAGCATACTTCACTTCGTTCAGTAGAAGGCTTCGACAAGCTCGGCCCGAACGGAGGAGCGATTAGGCGGGGTAACGAACGAGATCATTACTCCACGACCAGCACGATCTT encodes:
- a CDS encoding DUF1013 domain-containing protein encodes the protein MPHATASWLVDNTALSFDQIAEFCGLHILEIQAIADDTAATKYTGRDPVRAHELTMDEIHKGEANPDYRLKIQKGPEPVRRTKGPRYTPVSKRQDKPDGIAWIIRNHPEISDGAISNLIGTTRTTIQAIRERSHWNIANIVPKDPVTLGLCSQRELDALVAKAAKKAGIEAPTDSRLDGDRAALIEELRRERDDNVRRAEEALHAESDAASEGAFINEAANLIDPFSKS
- a CDS encoding glycosyltransferase family 4 protein, translating into MRIVIVTDAWAPQVNGVVRTLQSVGAELLALGHQVHVISPDQFSSIPCPTYPEIRLAMARGRTIGRTIADFRADAVHLATEGPLCLAARRWCLRNRVPFTTAYHTHFPDYVAKRTGLPAAWFWRYIRWFHGPAQAVLVSTRSVREQLRAHGIVQVRPWGRGVDQSGFSVDVPPHPALAGLKGPIQLYVGRIAVEKNVEAFLKNKHRGTKVVVGDGPARAALEQSFPDALFLGALSGPSLAGAYTAADVFVFPSRTDTFGLVMIEALACGTPVAAYPVVGPIDIVTPETGGLSETLEDSIAIALTKNRDACASYGRSFTWEVSAQQFVAGLHPVKPDALLDAA
- a CDS encoding UDP-2,3-diacylglucosamine diphosphatase; the protein is MDTITRLPFLADVEDLQNFDFHLPEAEVEVRRKYRTVWISDVHLGTRGCNAAMLTDFLDNVDSETMYLVGDIIDGWRLKKRFYWPAAHNDIVWRIMKRAKRGTRVVYIPGNHDEMFRQFTGMNFGGVEIRRKALHETADGRKLLVLHGDEFDTIMLAHRWLAFVGDAAYHGLMSLNIIVNKVRNWFDLPYWSLSKMAKHKVKNAVEFISKFEEVVAHEAGARGVDGVVCGHIHNAEIREIAGVEYYNDGDWVEGCTALVEHMDGRMEVLHWADEIAAREAAKAAADIEAEELLAA